One segment of Yersinia kristensenii DNA contains the following:
- a CDS encoding PAAR domain-containing protein — translation MSVGYWIVKGDKTSCGGIVHEGMAERTFANNPVAVNGSKVSCGKHPGSYSVGGGHPGEIVHGHYVASTLYSRSTCPCKAFFIPSQTWASHGPYQGGQQVATSRSVVESPVTEPQQFAQSAKKANLPPYLTGDKPPSEFVPDYPVLRNTRDLPDLKVRDLLRNNNQDIMFLTAEEAYEVLADWGTYQKGWVDITQSPLGEVVVNYGTNIKDVVTTSKLIVDLGGLGIQATMYINHKGTELIKLTGYPGIRKVLNAPVFAAKNPKVVDLGIGKYGLNNSIVQGARLTFYVAAAFRTLDYILNDEVSLAKFIGSLATDIVKIGISSIISGGTGTVIMAFTASVTMPIVLSVLVGFGAVYLLGVLDKKFGITDKVVELFESAQQEIVTKATEIQDGFIDILEMEVSNLLRKGVEFTQAELKKYIKKSISDLLREEW, via the coding sequence ATGTCAGTTGGCTACTGGATAGTTAAAGGTGACAAAACCAGCTGTGGCGGGATAGTACATGAGGGGATGGCAGAGAGGACATTTGCTAATAACCCGGTCGCTGTGAATGGCAGTAAAGTCTCGTGCGGGAAACACCCCGGCAGCTACAGCGTGGGTGGAGGGCATCCGGGCGAGATAGTACATGGGCATTATGTCGCCAGTACGCTATATAGCCGTTCAACCTGCCCGTGCAAAGCTTTTTTTATTCCCTCACAAACATGGGCGTCTCATGGCCCTTATCAAGGAGGGCAACAAGTCGCCACTTCTCGCTCAGTGGTAGAGTCGCCGGTAACTGAGCCACAGCAATTCGCCCAGTCAGCCAAAAAAGCCAATCTACCGCCGTATCTTACTGGCGACAAGCCCCCCTCCGAATTTGTACCTGATTATCCAGTACTGCGTAATACAAGGGATTTGCCCGATTTAAAAGTCCGTGATTTATTACGCAACAATAACCAAGACATTATGTTCCTGACGGCAGAAGAAGCCTATGAAGTACTAGCCGATTGGGGAACATATCAAAAAGGTTGGGTTGATATTACCCAAAGCCCATTAGGTGAGGTTGTCGTAAACTACGGAACAAATATCAAGGATGTGGTCACGACATCAAAACTTATTGTTGATCTCGGTGGTTTGGGTATTCAGGCGACAATGTATATCAATCATAAAGGCACTGAGTTAATTAAATTAACCGGATATCCAGGAATCCGTAAAGTACTTAATGCTCCGGTATTCGCAGCTAAAAATCCCAAGGTTGTTGATTTAGGCATTGGTAAATATGGTTTGAATAATTCAATTGTACAGGGAGCCCGATTAACATTCTATGTGGCTGCGGCTTTCAGAACGCTTGATTATATTCTTAATGACGAAGTCTCCTTAGCTAAATTTATCGGCAGTTTAGCAACCGATATTGTTAAAATCGGGATATCATCAATAATTTCAGGGGGAACTGGTACTGTAATTATGGCCTTCACAGCTTCAGTGACAATGCCTATTGTACTATCTGTTCTTGTGGGTTTTGGTGCGGTATATCTTTTGGGAGTATTAGATAAAAAATTCGGTATAACGGATAAAGTCGTTGAACTATTTGAATCTGCGCAACAAGAAATTGTAACGAAAGCGACCGAAATTCAAGATGGTTTTATCGATATTCTGGAAATGGAAGTATCCAATTTGCTAAGGAAAGGTGTCGAGTTTACTCAGGCTGAATTGAAAAAATATATTAAAAAATCCATCTCTGACTTATTAAGAGAGGAATGGTAA
- a CDS encoding ArsC family reductase codes for MFDDAQKSLYKVYGIKNCDTIKKARRWLEEQGIPYQFHDYRADGLSDEQLQGFIDKLGWEPLLNTRGTTWRKLPQAQRDAITDAQSAKLLMLEQPAIIKRPLLEAANGEMLLGFKIESYQRFIQQHRGQQNMTHNQNDIEVQ; via the coding sequence ATGTTCGATGATGCTCAAAAAAGTTTGTATAAAGTATATGGTATCAAAAATTGTGACACCATAAAAAAGGCCCGTCGCTGGCTGGAAGAGCAAGGTATTCCCTATCAGTTTCACGATTATCGCGCGGATGGATTGAGTGACGAGCAGTTGCAAGGTTTTATCGATAAACTCGGTTGGGAGCCGTTGCTAAACACCCGCGGTACCACCTGGCGCAAACTGCCGCAGGCGCAGCGCGATGCCATCACTGATGCGCAATCGGCCAAATTACTGATGCTGGAACAGCCCGCTATCATCAAACGCCCGCTGCTGGAAGCCGCCAATGGCGAGATGCTATTGGGCTTCAAAATAGAAAGTTACCAACGATTTATTCAGCAACATCGGGGGCAACAAAATATGACCCATAACCAAAACGATATTGAGGTGCAATAA
- the dapE gene encoding succinyl-diaminopimelate desuccinylase codes for MICPVIDLAQQLIKRPSLSPNDAGCQEIMIQRLEAIGFTVEPMNFGDTLNFWAWRGEGKTLAFAGHTDVVPTGDESHWSSPPFEPTIRDGMLYGRGAADMKGSLAAMVVAAERFVAAHPNHQGRLAFMITSDEEAKAINGTVKVVNALMARHERLDYCLVGEPSSTDHVGDVVKNGRRGSITANLHIHGVQGHVAYPHLADNPVHRAMPALNELVATQWDEGNEFFPATSMQIANLHAGTGSNNVIPGEFYVQFNFRFSTELTDSIIKQRVEALLDRHQLNYTLEWVLSGQPFLTPRGALVDAVVNAIEHYTEITPQLLTTGGTSDGRFIALMGAQVVELGPVNATIHKVNECVHAADLQLLSRMYQRIMEQLIA; via the coding sequence ATGATCTGTCCGGTAATCGACCTGGCCCAACAATTGATTAAACGCCCGTCGCTCAGCCCAAATGATGCGGGCTGCCAGGAGATCATGATTCAGCGCTTAGAGGCTATCGGCTTTACTGTTGAGCCGATGAATTTTGGCGATACCCTTAATTTCTGGGCCTGGCGTGGCGAAGGTAAAACACTGGCGTTTGCCGGCCATACCGATGTGGTTCCTACCGGTGATGAAAGCCACTGGAGCAGCCCGCCGTTTGAACCGACCATTCGCGACGGCATGCTGTATGGCCGGGGTGCTGCCGACATGAAAGGTTCGCTGGCGGCCATGGTGGTTGCGGCCGAGCGCTTTGTTGCCGCACATCCGAATCATCAAGGCCGGTTGGCTTTTATGATTACCTCCGATGAAGAAGCCAAAGCCATTAATGGCACAGTTAAAGTGGTTAATGCTCTAATGGCGCGTCATGAACGGCTGGATTATTGTCTGGTGGGTGAACCCTCCAGCACCGACCACGTCGGAGATGTGGTGAAAAATGGCCGCCGCGGCTCGATCACCGCCAACTTGCATATCCACGGTGTTCAAGGGCACGTGGCTTATCCTCATCTGGCTGATAACCCAGTTCACCGCGCGATGCCCGCCCTGAATGAACTGGTTGCCACGCAATGGGATGAAGGCAATGAGTTTTTCCCAGCCACCAGTATGCAAATAGCCAATTTGCATGCCGGAACGGGCAGCAATAATGTGATCCCCGGTGAGTTCTATGTGCAGTTTAACTTCCGCTTCAGTACTGAACTGACTGATAGCATAATTAAGCAGCGGGTTGAAGCTTTGCTAGACCGCCATCAACTCAATTACACCCTCGAATGGGTGCTCTCCGGCCAACCATTCCTGACGCCCCGTGGCGCACTGGTGGATGCTGTGGTCAACGCCATCGAGCATTATACTGAAATCACACCACAGCTGTTGACCACCGGTGGCACCTCTGATGGTCGTTTTATTGCTTTAATGGGCGCGCAGGTGGTTGAGCTGGGGCCGGTCAATGCCACAATCCATAAAGTGAATGAATGCGTTCACGCCGCTGATTTACAACTGCTGAGCCGGATGTATCAGAGAATCATGGAGCAACTCATCGCATGA
- a CDS encoding YpfN family protein has product MHWLADYWWVVLIILVGMILNGIKELRRLDHKKFLSNKPEIPPHRDNNAQWDDDDWPDKDKKK; this is encoded by the coding sequence ATGCATTGGCTAGCTGATTACTGGTGGGTGGTTCTTATCATACTTGTCGGCATGATCTTAAATGGCATCAAAGAGTTACGCCGTCTTGATCATAAGAAGTTTTTGAGCAATAAGCCGGAGATCCCTCCCCACCGCGACAATAATGCGCAGTGGGATGACGACGACTGGCCGGATAAAGATAAGAAAAAATAA
- the ypfH gene encoding esterase, with amino-acid sequence MKNTFVVQQPAQPEQLILLFHGVGDSAAGMAPVGSHFAQAFPQAQVISINGPFASSMGGGRQWFSVQGITEQGRQGRIDEVMPEFIATVRYWQQQSGLGARQTTLVGFSQGTIMSLEGVKAQPQLAGQVIGFSGRFATLPQQAIVDVAIHLIHGEQDGVIPVEQANAAAQCLTALGAAVTLDLDANTGHGINQPMLARAIAHLRQDLAGN; translated from the coding sequence ATGAAAAACACATTTGTGGTGCAGCAACCGGCGCAGCCAGAGCAATTAATTTTGTTATTTCATGGTGTTGGCGACAGTGCTGCCGGGATGGCACCGGTCGGCAGCCATTTTGCGCAAGCTTTTCCTCAGGCGCAGGTGATCAGTATTAATGGGCCTTTTGCCAGCAGCATGGGCGGTGGGCGGCAGTGGTTTTCTGTGCAGGGGATCACCGAGCAGGGGCGGCAAGGGCGTATTGATGAAGTGATGCCCGAATTTATTGCCACTGTGCGCTATTGGCAGCAACAAAGCGGTCTTGGTGCACGGCAAACCACACTGGTGGGGTTCTCGCAGGGCACGATTATGTCATTGGAAGGGGTGAAAGCTCAGCCGCAGTTAGCTGGGCAGGTCATCGGGTTCAGTGGGCGTTTCGCCACCTTGCCACAGCAAGCTATTGTTGACGTGGCCATTCATCTGATTCATGGGGAACAGGATGGCGTTATTCCGGTAGAACAGGCCAACGCCGCCGCGCAGTGCTTAACGGCATTGGGGGCTGCTGTGACATTGGATCTGGATGCCAATACCGGACATGGCATTAATCAGCCAATGCTGGCGCGGGCTATTGCTCATTTGCGTCAGGATCTTGCGGGAAATTAA
- a CDS encoding AGE family epimerase/isomerase: MLNAAQKFSQWMRAEALPRFLHEGMADNRFAESLPAGSSVIRSRVQTRQLYVFAHATRTGWIDGREQVLTAALKGLTDFQQPGGALCFALGAVEGADDINAYEQAFALLAYSEIYQLTGDTAFLRRATALHDWMKVHLALEEGGYAVNTRKPAWLSQNPNMHLFEACLNWWHATGDARWEQECHDLFGLFTQHLFNQQQRCLVEFFARGWQPTLAVSQQVDPGHHHEWTWLLYEYQKLSGIDTHELRQELQLFAQTYGENPATGAVMNEVIWHGQPLRAASRLWCQTERIKADVVNYRHSPEQNPDTIISRHVDNMFAAFIEGEDSGLYCDEIDAAGQRLGGASPASTLYHLYVACRQLDELASQRGLILLSMTDNKYV; this comes from the coding sequence ATGCTAAATGCAGCGCAAAAATTCAGTCAGTGGATGCGGGCAGAAGCATTGCCACGGTTCTTACATGAGGGCATGGCGGATAACCGTTTTGCCGAATCCTTACCCGCAGGATCATCAGTGATACGCAGCCGGGTACAAACCCGGCAGTTGTATGTGTTTGCCCATGCAACCAGAACCGGTTGGATTGACGGGCGTGAGCAGGTGCTAACCGCCGCGCTGAAAGGACTCACCGATTTTCAGCAGCCGGGCGGTGCATTGTGTTTTGCGTTAGGGGCGGTTGAGGGCGCTGATGACATTAACGCCTATGAACAAGCATTTGCGTTACTGGCTTACAGCGAAATTTATCAGCTCACCGGTGACACCGCGTTTCTTCGGCGTGCAACAGCACTCCATGACTGGATGAAAGTGCATCTGGCATTGGAAGAGGGCGGTTACGCGGTGAATACCCGCAAGCCCGCGTGGTTAAGCCAAAACCCCAATATGCATCTGTTTGAAGCTTGCCTCAACTGGTGGCACGCAACTGGCGATGCCCGCTGGGAGCAAGAATGTCACGATTTATTCGGTTTATTTACCCAACATTTATTTAATCAGCAACAGCGGTGTCTGGTGGAGTTTTTTGCTCGCGGTTGGCAGCCCACTTTGGCCGTCTCGCAGCAAGTCGACCCCGGCCATCATCACGAATGGACATGGTTACTGTATGAATATCAAAAGCTTTCGGGCATAGATACCCATGAATTACGGCAGGAATTGCAGCTTTTCGCCCAGACTTATGGTGAAAACCCTGCCACGGGCGCGGTCATGAATGAAGTAATTTGGCACGGGCAGCCATTACGTGCCGCTAGCCGCTTATGGTGTCAGACTGAGCGAATTAAGGCTGATGTGGTGAATTATCGCCACTCTCCTGAGCAAAACCCAGACACTATTATTAGCCGCCATGTGGATAATATGTTTGCCGCTTTTATCGAGGGGGAGGACTCTGGGCTGTATTGTGATGAAATTGATGCCGCGGGCCAGCGCTTGGGCGGTGCTTCGCCGGCCTCGACACTTTATCATCTGTATGTAGCTTGTCGGCAACTGGACGAATTGGCCAGCCAGCGGGGGTTAATTTTGCTCTCAATGACCGATAACAAATATGTTTGA